In Rhodocyclaceae bacterium, the sequence GCTTGGCGCGCGCCACCAGGTCGGTGCCGATCACCGAGCTGCCGCCCGGGCGAAGGTCGACCAGGAAGTTCTGGCCGAGGTTCTTCGTCAGTTCCTGCGCGATGATCCGCCCCGCCACCTCGGTCGGTCCGCCGGCCGAGTAAGGGATGACGATGCGCACCGGCTCGCGCGGCCAGTCGGATACCTGTGCTGCGGCGATGCGGGGCAACTGCAGGCCGGCGCCGGTGGCACCGGCCGTGGCGATGAAGGTCCTGCGATCCATGGTGCTCCTCCTTGGTCTTGTTCGTGCTGCTGGATCAGTCGGGGCGGAACTTGGTCTCGGGCTTGAGGCCCTTGCGCTGCTGGCCTTCGCTGATCTTCCCGTTCTCGATCCACTCTCCACGCACCGCCCGCTCGGCAGCGGCATCCCAGGCCGGATGCCAGTCGCCCAGCGAATAGCCATACCACGGCGGCTGCGGGCGCACTGGCGGCAGCCCGAGTTCTTCCCAGATCGCCTTCGCGCGCTCCATGTACTCCTGCTTGGGCAGCGCCAGCGGCGGCATGCCGGACTTCATCGTCGCATCGATGAGCAGCGTGGAATCCTCGTCGCCATCGCTCTCGCGCTTCGGTCCGTGGCCCTGCCCGCGGTGCGGCAGCGTCAGAACGTCGGCCACCGGGTTGGAGCGGTAGGCCATCGCCCACAGCAGGGCGTCGGAATTGTCCGGATCGATGTCGTCGTTGATCGCGATGCAGATCTTGCTGCAGTCGCCCTTGAAGAAAGCGGCGCCGTACAGCGCACGCCAGACCTCGGTGCGCGGCATGCCGCGTTCGCAGGTGATAATGGTCACCCGCAGCAGGCCGGTCAGCGGCTCATGCAGCGTCACCCGCTTCACGCCCCGGATGCCCAGCCCGTCGCGCAGGTGGGTGAGGAACAGCGGCTCGTAGGCGACGCGCTTGATCACGCTCGACTCGCTGGGCGCGACCTGGCTGATGTAGGACGGGATCACCGCGTCGCGGCGGTGCGTGATCGCCGTGACCTTCATCACCATGTTGAACTCCTCGAGCGCAACATGACCATGCGATTCGCCGAATGGAGCCTCGGGCTCCACCGTCTCGGTGTCGATCATCCCCTCGATCACCACCTCGGCCTCGGCCGGCACCATCAGGTCGACCGAATGCGCTTTCGTGATGCGGATCGGATGGCCGGCAAGCCCCCCGGCCACGTCGAGTTCGTCGACGCCGATCGGCAGCTTCTGCGGGCCCATGAACGCGACATAGGGCGGGCAGCCGAGCACGATCGCGCACGGCATGTAGCGGTCGCCGCGCTTCTGGTGCTTGGTGTAATGGAGGTAGCCTTCCGCACCGCCGACGCGGGTGGCCATGCGTACCACCATCCGGTCGGGCGCCTTCAGCGCGCAGCGGTAGGTGCCCATGTTCTGGCCACCGGTCTCCGGGTCCTTCGTGACCACGTTGGTTGCGGTCAGCGTCGGCGAACTGTCGAAGCCCGGCGTGGAGATCGGGATCGGCAGCCGGCCGAGCCCGTTGCCCGGCCCGACCAGCGCATCGCCTTCCAGGATGACTTCCTGGCAGGGCGGCTTCTCGACCACCAACGGCTTCACCGGGTTGGCGATCGCGCGGTCCCACTTCGCCTGGATACCCTCGACCGGCGCATCCATGCCGACCGAATACACCGCACGGTTGGCCGCCAGCGCGCCGACCACCACCGGGATGTCGTACCTGCGGCCCTGGCCGTCGACGATGTTGGTGAACAGGAAGGCCTTGCGCTCGGACTCGGACATGCCGCCGACGAACTGCCAGCGCACCAGCGCATGCAGTTCCGAGTCCTTGTCGATCTGCCGGTCGATCTTCAGCAGCAGGCCCCGCCGCTCGAGTTCGGCCAGGTGTTCATGAAGGTCGCGGTAGCCGCGTGCCGGCTCGGCGCCGTTGTCGGGACTGTCCATGGTTCGTGTCACTCCGGTTCGGTAAGCGGTTGCAGGCTGTGCATCAATCCATCTTCAGGCCGATGGACTTCACCAGCGGCGTCCAGCGCGCAATCTCCTGACGGATGAAGCGGTCGGCGGACTCCGGCGTGGAATCGACGGCTGGCGTACCACCGACGGTCTCGAGATCCTTCTGCAGCAGCCCTTCGTTCCAAGCCGCACGGGTCGCCGCATGCAGCTGTGCCACCACCGGCTGCGGCGTGCCGGCCGGTGCGAACACGCCGTGGAAGATGCTGGTCACCATCTTCGGCAGGCCCTGCTCGACCGCGGTCGGGATGTCCGGGGCGGCCTTCAGGCGCTGCTCGCCGAACACCGCCAGGATGCGCAGGCGGCCGGCGCGATGCTGGGCCAGCGGCTGTGCGCCGAAGATACCCATGAACAGCGGAATGTGTCCGGCCATCAGGTCGGCCACGCCGGGTCCCGCGCCCTTGTAGGCCACGTGCTGCAGCTCGGCTGCACCGACCAGCTGCTTGAAGAGTTCGCCCGCGAGGTGGTTGATGCTGCCTGCACCAGGGGACCCGTAGCTCAGCTGCTTCTGGTTCGCGCGCACGAATGCGACCAGCTCCTTCAGGGTCTTCGCCGGGATCGACGGGTTCACCATCACGCAGGTGGGCGAGGAACTGACGAGCGTCACCGGCATGAAGTCGCGCAGCGGATCGTACGGCGGCTTGCTCATCGCCGCCGGATTGATCACGTGCGTGGTGGTGGTGCCCGACAGCAGCGTGTGGCCGTCGGGCTTCGCGCGCGAGGCTTCGCCGGCACCGACCGCACCGCCGGCCCCGGGACGGTTGTCGACGATCAGCGTGGAGCCCAGGTGGGGCGACACGCGGTTGGCCCAGGTGCGCGCGACGAAATCGGTCTCGCCGCCGGGCGCGAACGGCACGATCAGCCGCACCGGCCGGTCGGGAAACTTCGGCTGCGCCGACGCGCGGCCGGGCGATCCGGCCAGCGAGGCAGCGCCTGCCGCGCCTGCCACGGCAAGCAGGCGCCTGCGTTGGATCTCGATCATCACTCCTCCAGTGTCTTCCTGCGGGCAGCGGCCTGGCCGAAGGGCTCAGCCGGGCATCGCGCAATCCGGGCGCACCCGGAATACCCGGCGCGCATTCTCTTCCAGGATCTTGCGCCGCACGGCCGCGTCCTTGACCGCCTCGTCGATCGGGCGCAGCGGATGCGGGTCGCCGGCCGGGAACGGCATGTCCGAACCCATCATCACCTTGTCGTCGCCGGCCTTGTCGATCAGGTACGAGGTCGAATCCGCATCGAACACCAGCGCATCGAAGTACAGCGCCTCGAAGCCCTTGCGCGGATCGGCGTACTTGTCGCCATGGTGATCGTAGTGGCGGCCGAGCCGGCCGAGCACGAACGGCAGCGCCGCGCCGCCATGCGACAGCACCAGCCTGGCGCCAGGGTACTTGAGCAGGTGGCCGGAGAACAGAAGCCGGGACACCGCGATCGAGGTGTCGACCACGCGGCCGATCGCATTGACCAGGTCGTAGTCGCCCAGGCGCGGCTCGCCGCAGACGAACATCGGATGCAGCATCACGGCCGCGTTCAGGCGCGATGCAGTCTCCCAGAACGGATCGAGGTCGGGCGAATCGAGGTTGCCGCCTTCGCCGCTGGGCAGCGTGCCGACCATGACGCCGCCGAAACCCTGGCCCATCGCCTCTTCCAGCACCTGCGCCGCCAGCTTGCCGCTCTGCATCGGCACGGTGGCCAGCGGCGTGAAGCGCTTCTCGTCGCCGAGATTCTCGAGCGTGCATGCGTTCATGAATCGGCTCCAGGCGAGCCCCTGCTCGGGCGGCAGCTCGTAGCCGGTGGCGTCCATCCAGGCACCGACCAGCTGGTGGTCGATGCCGTTGGCATCCATCCAGGCACGCCGGTCCGCCAGCGCCGACAGCTTCGGCATGATCGGCCGCGACAGGTCCTTGCCGACGAAACCGATGCGCACACCCTTGTCGTCGCGCTTCAGCGCGACGCCGGGGAACTTCGAGGCTTCGCGCTCGAAGCGGTCGAACACGAGCTGCGGAATGTAGTGGGCGTGGATGTCGATGATCATGCGTGGGGCCTTGGTGGGTTCGGGGTGGCGAGGAATGCTTCGTGCAGCGCCGCGCGGTTCAGGCGGCGTCCTTCATCGTCGGCTTCGCGCGTGCAGCCCGGATCAGGCCCCACAGCGCGAGGTGGGACATCGGCGTCTCGGCGATGGCCGTGCCGATCGGGTCGAGCGCATCGTTGATCGCGCAGGCAATCGCAGCCGGCCCGCCGAGATAGCCGGCCTCGCCGGAACCCTTCTGGCCGAAGGTGGTCAACGGCGATGGCGTGCAGTGATCGACGATGCTGATCTCGGGCACCTCGAGCGCACTCGGGATCAGGTAATCCATGAAGGTGCCCGACAGCAGCTGACCTTCTCCGGAGAACGCGAACTTCTCGTACAGCGCCGCCCCCACCCCGTGCGCGACGCCGCCGTAGGTCATGCCGTGCACGATGTCCGGGTTGATCATCACGCCGCAGTCGTGGCCGACCACGTAGCGCTGCAGCACGGGCTTGCCTGTATCGGGATCGATCTCGACATAGACCACGTGCGTCTCGAACGAATAGCACGGATACATCTGCACCTGCCCGTCCTCGGTCGGCAGCGTGCCGCCGGTGGGGACCTCCCACACGAACTTGGCCTGCAGGCCCGGCTCGAGGTCCGGCGGCATCTTGTGGAACTTGCGGTGCGCGACCTCGACCAGCTGGTCCCAGGTCATGCGCTTCTCGGGATGCAGCGTGTCGAACACGTCGCCATCGCGATAGGTCACCGCGGACTCGGCGAGCCCCAGGTTGTGCGCTCCGATCCGCACCAGCGTGTCGCGGATCTTGCGCGCTGCGCCCGCGGCGGCGCCGCCGAGCATGATCGCCATCCGGCTGCCCACCGGGCTGTTCGACGGCAGTGCGTTGAGCGAATCGGCCGCGATCACGCGGATGCCGGAGGGATCGCGCTCGAGCACCTCGCCGACGACCGTCGACACCAACGTCTGGTGCCCCTGTCCGGAACTCGAGGTGCCGAACACGCCGGTGATCGCACCGTTGAGATCGACGCGTACCAGGCACGAATCCATCCAGGTGGTGGTCTCGTTCTTCGGGTTGAACAGCGGCTCGAACGACGAGTTGCCGCCCGAGGGCTCGAGGCAGGTCGACACGCCGATGCCGGCCAGCCGCCCTGCCCGGCGCGCTTCGTCCCGGCGCCGCACCAGGCCCTCGTAGTCGGCCGCCTTCAGGGCCTTGTCGAGCACCGTGTGGTAGTCGCCCGAGTCGTAGGTGGTTCCGCTCGGGATGCGGTAAGGGAACTCTTCCTTGCGGATCAGGTTCTTCCGGCGCAGCTCGAGGCGGTCCATGCCGAGGTGGCGAGCGACCCGGTCGATCGTGCATTCCATCGCGAAGTTGGTCGGTGCCTGGCCGAAGCCGCGCACCGCCTCCTGCGGCGTCTTGTGCGTCATCACCGACGTGGGTTCGTATTCGACCGCCGGGATGCGGTACGGACCGCAGATCGCACTGACCGGCTTGCCCAGCTGCAGCGGCGAGCGGCCGGCATAGGCGCCGACATCGTCCAGGGCCTTTATCTTCCAGGCACGGATCGTGCCGTCGGCGTCGAACGCGACCTGCATGTCGAAGATACGGTCCGGGCCGTGCATGTCGCCGCCGCGCATGTTCTCGAGGCGGTCTTCCAGGAAACGCACCGGCGCACGCAGCTTCATCGCCAGGTAGGACACCAGCAGCGTGTGCTTGATGCCGCGCTTCACGCCGTAGCTGCCGCCGACATCGACGTCGAAGTGCACGCGTACCGAATTGCCCGGCAGGCGCAGCGCGCGCGCGAGCTGGTCGGGGAACTTCGGCATCTGGATCGAGGCCCAGATGTCGAGGATCTCGTTGCCGGCGTCCCATTGCGCCACCGCGACGAAGGTCTCGATCGGTACCGTCGCGCTGCGCCCCCACCGGGCGCGGAACGCGAGTCGGTGGTCGGCGTTCTCGAACGCCTCGTCGACCGCCCCCCAGACGAACTTGCGGTGATAGAGCACGTTGGTGCCGTGTTCCGGATGCACCAGCACTGCGCCCGGCCTGGCCGCATCCTCAGGATCGACCAGGTGCGGCAGTGGCTCGTAGTCGACCTCGACCAGCTCCACCGCGTCCTCGGCGATCGCGCGCGTCTCGGCCACCACTGCCACCACCCACTCCCCGGCATAACGCACCAGCCCGTCGGCCAGCGGGTAGCGCTTGACCTTCGGC encodes:
- a CDS encoding UbiD family decarboxylase, which produces MDSPDNGAEPARGYRDLHEHLAELERRGLLLKIDRQIDKDSELHALVRWQFVGGMSESERKAFLFTNIVDGQGRRYDIPVVVGALAANRAVYSVGMDAPVEGIQAKWDRAIANPVKPLVVEKPPCQEVILEGDALVGPGNGLGRLPIPISTPGFDSSPTLTATNVVTKDPETGGQNMGTYRCALKAPDRMVVRMATRVGGAEGYLHYTKHQKRGDRYMPCAIVLGCPPYVAFMGPQKLPIGVDELDVAGGLAGHPIRITKAHSVDLMVPAEAEVVIEGMIDTETVEPEAPFGESHGHVALEEFNMVMKVTAITHRRDAVIPSYISQVAPSESSVIKRVAYEPLFLTHLRDGLGIRGVKRVTLHEPLTGLLRVTIITCERGMPRTEVWRALYGAAFFKGDCSKICIAINDDIDPDNSDALLWAMAYRSNPVADVLTLPHRGQGHGPKRESDGDEDSTLLIDATMKSGMPPLALPKQEYMERAKAIWEELGLPPVRPQPPWYGYSLGDWHPAWDAAAERAVRGEWIENGKISEGQQRKGLKPETKFRPD
- a CDS encoding tripartite tricarboxylate transporter substrate binding protein, with amino-acid sequence MIEIQRRRLLAVAGAAGAASLAGSPGRASAQPKFPDRPVRLIVPFAPGGETDFVARTWANRVSPHLGSTLIVDNRPGAGGAVGAGEASRAKPDGHTLLSGTTTTHVINPAAMSKPPYDPLRDFMPVTLVSSSPTCVMVNPSIPAKTLKELVAFVRANQKQLSYGSPGAGSINHLAGELFKQLVGAAELQHVAYKGAGPGVADLMAGHIPLFMGIFGAQPLAQHRAGRLRILAVFGEQRLKAAPDIPTAVEQGLPKMVTSIFHGVFAPAGTPQPVVAQLHAATRAAWNEGLLQKDLETVGGTPAVDSTPESADRFIRQEIARWTPLVKSIGLKMD
- a CDS encoding amidohydrolase, giving the protein MIIDIHAHYIPQLVFDRFEREASKFPGVALKRDDKGVRIGFVGKDLSRPIMPKLSALADRRAWMDANGIDHQLVGAWMDATGYELPPEQGLAWSRFMNACTLENLGDEKRFTPLATVPMQSGKLAAQVLEEAMGQGFGGVMVGTLPSGEGGNLDSPDLDPFWETASRLNAAVMLHPMFVCGEPRLGDYDLVNAIGRVVDTSIAVSRLLFSGHLLKYPGARLVLSHGGAALPFVLGRLGRHYDHHGDKYADPRKGFEALYFDALVFDADSTSYLIDKAGDDKVMMGSDMPFPAGDPHPLRPIDEAVKDAAVRRKILEENARRVFRVRPDCAMPG
- a CDS encoding xanthine dehydrogenase family protein molybdopterin-binding subunit, translated to MAEKTSPYGFRYIGARRRTKEDPRFVTGRGRYAADIQLPGMLHVAIVASPYPSARIRSIATAEALALPGVRYVLTGAELCAAVDALYVGVDAPKVKRYPLADGLVRYAGEWVVAVVAETRAIAEDAVELVEVDYEPLPHLVDPEDAARPGAVLVHPEHGTNVLYHRKFVWGAVDEAFENADHRLAFRARWGRSATVPIETFVAVAQWDAGNEILDIWASIQMPKFPDQLARALRLPGNSVRVHFDVDVGGSYGVKRGIKHTLLVSYLAMKLRAPVRFLEDRLENMRGGDMHGPDRIFDMQVAFDADGTIRAWKIKALDDVGAYAGRSPLQLGKPVSAICGPYRIPAVEYEPTSVMTHKTPQEAVRGFGQAPTNFAMECTIDRVARHLGMDRLELRRKNLIRKEEFPYRIPSGTTYDSGDYHTVLDKALKAADYEGLVRRRDEARRAGRLAGIGVSTCLEPSGGNSSFEPLFNPKNETTTWMDSCLVRVDLNGAITGVFGTSSSGQGHQTLVSTVVGEVLERDPSGIRVIAADSLNALPSNSPVGSRMAIMLGGAAAGAARKIRDTLVRIGAHNLGLAESAVTYRDGDVFDTLHPEKRMTWDQLVEVAHRKFHKMPPDLEPGLQAKFVWEVPTGGTLPTEDGQVQMYPCYSFETHVVYVEIDPDTGKPVLQRYVVGHDCGVMINPDIVHGMTYGGVAHGVGAALYEKFAFSGEGQLLSGTFMDYLIPSALEVPEISIVDHCTPSPLTTFGQKGSGEAGYLGGPAAIACAINDALDPIGTAIAETPMSHLALWGLIRAARAKPTMKDAA